A genomic window from Ferrimicrobium acidiphilum DSM 19497 includes:
- a CDS encoding YbfB/YjiJ family MFS transporter has product MERPKAGLRRIEIRVVLTAFGLSLAAATSLGFARFAYSLLLPTMRLALHWSYFAAGAMNTVNALGYLTGAIFVTRITDRFGNRRSFVLAGGGIVASLALTPASPHLVPLLTLRLVSGFCGAVIFVVGSSLAQQATVGLTRTGAAAILGIYFGGAGLGTAISGAIIPSIHGSPATLWRLDWGVLAVITLVAMVGATYASLQVTDPPVRSSGERHLGHYKALLPALIAYGLFGFGYLAFLTFQVALMGHLGLASSRVVISYLIFGVVAVVSGFVWYRPLAGRHPGRVTALIYFSGALGAALFLVSTTLLVESVAAVLFGLALMSCSTAFGVVTRAVLPPSLQTGAMGVATVAIALGQSLGPLVAGQIADSHLGLTWAVGAGAAVIGLAAIVSLFQRTAAA; this is encoded by the coding sequence ATTGAGATCAGGGTTGTTCTGACGGCTTTTGGCCTGTCACTCGCAGCCGCGACGTCGCTTGGGTTCGCTCGATTTGCATACTCACTCTTATTGCCAACCATGCGTCTGGCGCTCCATTGGAGCTACTTTGCAGCCGGCGCGATGAACACAGTGAATGCGCTCGGATACCTTACAGGAGCGATCTTTGTCACCCGCATAACTGATCGTTTTGGTAATCGACGCTCTTTTGTTCTAGCAGGCGGTGGGATAGTTGCCTCACTTGCATTGACCCCTGCGAGTCCTCACCTTGTTCCGCTATTGACTCTTCGACTCGTCTCTGGTTTCTGCGGGGCGGTGATCTTTGTGGTTGGGTCCTCTCTTGCACAGCAGGCCACTGTCGGGCTGACAAGGACTGGGGCGGCAGCCATACTAGGCATCTACTTCGGTGGAGCTGGTCTTGGAACCGCGATCAGTGGCGCGATTATCCCTTCAATTCATGGATCCCCAGCCACCTTGTGGCGTCTCGACTGGGGAGTCTTGGCGGTTATAACTCTTGTGGCGATGGTTGGAGCTACCTATGCATCGTTGCAGGTAACCGATCCTCCAGTTCGATCGTCTGGGGAACGCCACCTTGGCCACTACAAAGCGCTCCTTCCAGCGCTCATCGCCTATGGGCTATTTGGATTCGGTTACCTCGCCTTTCTGACCTTTCAAGTTGCACTGATGGGTCATCTGGGACTCGCATCTTCAAGAGTGGTGATCTCCTACCTCATCTTCGGAGTCGTGGCTGTGGTGAGTGGCTTTGTGTGGTACCGGCCACTTGCCGGCCGCCACCCTGGGCGTGTAACCGCGCTTATTTACTTCTCCGGAGCGCTTGGGGCTGCCCTCTTTTTAGTATCAACCACCCTGCTTGTCGAGTCAGTGGCTGCAGTTTTGTTTGGACTCGCATTGATGAGCTGTTCGACTGCCTTCGGGGTCGTGACGCGTGCGGTGCTACCGCCCTCGCTCCAGACAGGTGCCATGGGGGTTGCAACTGTCGCTATCGCTCTTGGACAGAGTTTGGGACCACTCGTAGCTGGCCAGATTGCTGACTCACATCT